The Pseudoalteromonas marina DNA segment GCGATTCATTCGGTAATTAATGTAAGCAATTTTACCCTTTAAGCTATTAGCCGGTGCTGCTTTTAGCTCATCAAGTGTTTCGAATAACTCAATGGGTGCGCTAATACCTTCTTTGGGTGTGCTTATGCTATTACCTAGCGCGGTTAAATGAAGGGGTTGTTCGCTAGGCGTTAATATTTTTCCACTTTCGCTGTAGCGGCGCCACTCTGGGAACGTCGCCTCTTCAAGCCATACCTTGTCAAAACCGAGTTCTTTAAATTTAGCTTGCGCCCATGCAACGGCTTTTTTGTCGTTTTCGGTGCCTGGTAAGCGCGGGCCAACTTCTGTTGTTAGTGACTCTAATAGCTCATAGCTTAGGTGGCTATTAAGTGCAGTGGTACGCACTTCATCTACTTGTTGTAATTGCTTTGGTGTAAATTCGTTGCTGCTGGCAGTGGCTGCCATGCTACTGGTAAGCAGTAGCGCGGTGATGAGGTTTTTCATGGTAATTAGCCTTGTTTGAAATTGCGGCTATTAAAACATGTAATAAAGACGTAAAAAATAGAATGAGATGAATGAGCGGCTTTAAAGCACAAAAAGCCCGCGTATTTTAAGCGCGGGCTGGTAATTAAAGCGCTTAATTAAAAGCTAAACTGTGCAGCCAGTCTTACGTTAGTACCTTCACCTATTGTTACGTTATTTGTTCCGCCACCGGCTAGATAATCTTCATCAAATAAGTTTTCTATGTTTAGGCGTAAGTTAACATCGGTTTTGCTTACTTTAAGTTTGTAAGTTGCACCTACATCTACGCGTGTGTAGGCATCTTTAGTAATCGTGTTGGCACTATCTGCAAAGCGCTCACCTTCGTAAAATGCACCCGCATTAAATGCAATCGCGTCGTTTAATTCGTAACGTGTCCAAAGAGATGCAGACCATTTAGGGGCATCGGTAGGGCGCTTGCCTTCTAAATCTTCGTCACGCTCGTAATTTGCATCTAAATACATAGTCGATGCCATTACGAATAAACGGTCAGTTGCCGCACCTTGCGCTGTTAGTTCAACGCCTTTGTGGCGCTGTTCACCAATTTGGTTTGTTTCAGAGATTAAATCACCCACTGGTACATCAAGTGTTTCTGTAACTAGTGTGCCATTTTTACTAATGTCAAAAAGCGCACCACTTAGCATTAAACGATCATCAAACAATTGCCACTTAACGCCAATTTCTTTTTGCTCAGAGGTAACGGCGTCAAGCTTCATACCATTATTTATATCGTCTTCGTTTACAAGAGTATCGCTTCCTTGAGGCTCAAAGCCTTCAGAGTAACTCGCGTATATGGTAGCTGATGCATTAGGGTGATAAAGAACACCTACTTTTGGCACAAACGATTCATTATTTGCATCTTCACGTGTTTGCTTATCGTAGCGACCACCAAGCGATAGCTGCCATTGTGGCGAAAACGTGATTAAGTCTTGCACATAAATACCGTAATAGTCGTATTCTGTTTCGCTAATAGTGTCGTCAGTTTTGTAACTGACAGTTGGACGATTTGGTTCTGCTTGGCCTGCTATAAAATTAAATGAATCAGCTGAGGTGCGACGCTGGCCATAATAATAATCAAGCGAGTTAGCACCAATTAATAATTGATGATGAACACCGGCTGTTTCAAATTCACCAATGAAGTCGATAAATGCTGTTTTAAATTGCCAGTCGTCGAATCGGTCGTACGGGCGAGACTCATAGCTGTCGCCTTCAACATAATTACCCGGCTTACGTGGCGCTGACTCAAAACGTTGGCGCTCAAATGTTTGTTCGTTATAACCAAGCTTTACCTGCCAGTTATCGTTTAAAAACACTTTAAAATCTATGCCCGCATTTTCTACCGTTATGTCGGTAAACGCCCAAGACATATCGCGAATAGTTTTATCGTCGCCAATAACGTTGGCGTTGTCGTCTATCCATGCACCGGTGTCTAAACCTGCTTCGTCGTCTGTGCGGTCGTAATGCACACGTACTAAGGCATTATCACTAATGTCGTAATCAACAATAAATGCACCTAAAAAGCGGTCACGCTCGCGGTTTTCACCATTTTGGTATTCGCGCCAGTAATCAACATCTTGCTTAACTAAAATACCGCGTGCACGTAAATCTTCTGCATCCGTTAATGCTCCGCTAGCATCAAGCATAAACCGCGTTGAACCGTGTTGATCTACATCTGCACTGGCATTGAACAAAGTTTGTGCTGTTGGCTTTTTAGTGACCATATTAATTAGTCCGCCAGGGCCTGATTGACCATATAAAATGCTCGATGGACCTTTAATAACTTCTACTTGCTGTAAAATTTCAATGGGTTGTTGATAGTGCGACCAGTGCTGATGACCATCGCGTAAGTAACCCGTTGATGAGCTAAGTTCAAAACCACGTAAGTTAAATACTTCACGGTTACGTTGTTTAGAACCAGCCGTTAAGCTTGCATCGTTTGAAAGTACTTCACCTAGTGTTGTTGCAAGTTGTTCGTTAATAATAATATCGCTAATTACAGTCACTGATTGAGCAGTATCAAGTAATGAAGTTGATGTTCTCATTGCACCATTTGCGTTATCTACTTTGTAGTCATTAAAGAAACTTCCTTTGACTTCAATATGTTCAAGGTCGGTAGAGTTTGCATATGTGTTTGTTGTTATTGTTGCTAATAGTGCGATGTAAAGTGAACTCAGTTTCATTTGATGCTTCCAGCTCAATATGTGAATAAAAAGTGAAGCGCAATCTTAATGCAAATAAATATCATTTGCAATGTGTTTTTATTAACAATATTTTATAATGTGTTTGCTAATGGTTGCCAATAACGAATTCTGCTATTATTAGCGGCATATTTAGTGGGACTTTATCCTGCGTTATTTTTACTGCTATGGAATTTACTGTGACTTCAACTGCTTTTTCATCTTTGGCTTTACCAGCTGGACTTGTTGATAATTTATCGACGCTTGGCTACGCCCACATGACACCTGTACAGGCGCAAAGTTTGCCACCTGTACTTGAAGGTAAAGACATCATTGCTCAGGCAAAAACCGGCTCAGGTAAAACGGCTGCGTTTAGTTTAGGTGTGCTTGCTAAATTAAACGTAAAACGTTTTAGAATTCAATCGCTAGTTTTATGTCCAACACGTGAACTTGCTGAACAAGTGGCTGTTGAAATGCGTAAGCTTGCGCGTGGTATCCATAATATTAAAATATTAACGCTATGTGGTGGTGTATCAATTGGCCCGCAAATTGGGTCGCTTGAACACGGTGCACACATCATTGTTGGTACACCAGGGCGCGTAGATGACCATATTCGCAAAGGGACTTTACGGTTAGACGATGTAGAAACATTAGTACTAGACGAAGCCGATCAAATGCTTGATATGGGCTTTCAAGATACCCTTGATGCGATTATTGAATGTATTCCACAAAACCGCCAAACGCTTTTGTTTAGTGCTACTTTTCCACGCGCAATCGAAGCGATAGCAAAGCGTGTACTTAGTAACCCAGAAATGATTAAAGTAGAAGAAGAGCAAGAAAAAAGTACAATAAAACAATACTTCTACAAAATGGATAACAATAAACAGCGCTATCCAACACTTAAGTTACTATTACTTAAATTTACACCACAAAGTTGTGTTGTGTTTTGTAACACCAAGGTAGAAACGCAGCAAGTATGCGACGAATTAGCCGATGAAGGTTTCAGCGCCGTGGCATTGCATGGTGATTTAGAACAACGTGACCGTGAGCGCACTCTGATTCATTTTGCTAATAAAAGTGCGTCTATTTTAGTCGCGACAGACGTTGCCGCACGTGGTTTAGATATTGACGATATGGACATGGTAATCAACTACCATTTAGCGCATGACCCGCAAACGCACGTTCACCGAGTTGGGCGAACAGGCCGCGCGGGTAAAAAAGGGATTGCTTGCTCAATTTATGGTGATGCAGAGCAATTCAAAGTAGCGCAAATTGGTGATCACTATGAGCGCGACTTTGAGCCAGAGCCAATGCCTTCATATAATTTGTTGGACAAACCACCGTACAAACCAGAAATGGTCACTCTGATGATAGATTCAGGTAAAAAGCAAAAAGTGCGTGCTGGTGATATTTTAGGTGCGTTAACAGGTAAAGACGGTATTGCTGGGCGTCAAGTAGGTAAAATTAATGTTCTTGATAACGTCGCATTTGTAGCTGTTGAACGTAATGCGTCTAAACCGGCACTTCGTAAATTAACCGAAGGTAATATAAAAGGGCGCAAAATTCGTGCTCGTCGCCTAACGCGTTAATCAATTTATGAGCGAGCAGCCGGTTTAAGCTGCTCGTACTCTACTTTTATTTGCTTGAATGCATTCTCGCAGCCAGTAGGTTTGTCTGGGTGGTGCGCCAGTGCAAGCTGTCGCCAACGTTTTTGTAGTTCTTTAAGCGAAAAATCATTTGTTAGCTGCCACTTTGCCAACAGTGCGTCAAAGTGATCTTCTGTTAAAGCTGACGCGCTATTTACCTTCTTAAACTTTAGCCAAAAACTTGTGAGTAGCTCATTAATTTGCTCTTCGCTTGCTTCGTAATTCCCCCAGTCTAAATAATAATCTTTTAAGTTTGATTTAACCGTTGCAGGGCTTTCTATGTCTGTTTCAATAAGTTCTATATGAAGTGTTGATATTAAGAGGCTTTTAGGGTGAAGTTGTTCCTTTAGTTGATACAATGCATTCATAATTAAAAAATTACGCTTAAATAAATCACGTTCAGGGTTTTTATCAAGTGGCTTAATTGCGCCACAATTAATAAGCTCAGCTGCTAGGATATGAACTTGCCACACTTTTTGGGTTAATATTAAGTCAAATATTCGGTCAATCAGTGGGTTAAGCATTGTTTAGGTCCTAGTATTTAGTGTATCTTCAGTACAGATTACATTGTTATACGTAACAATTTGAAGGATTAAAATTATGCATGGCAAGCTCAAGTGCCTCTTATTCATTGTATGCAGTTTGTTCTATTTGCCAAGTTATGCTCAAAAATCAGAACCATTATTAGAAGAGTTTAAACAACAACAACAATGGGATGCAAAGCTTGAATTAGGTAACGCCTTACTTAATAACCAACGTATTACAACTCAAAGTCGTGCTGTAATATATGCAGGCCTTGCCGATACTGCGCTGTCGAGCGGCCACTATAGTGATGCTTTTAATTACTTTAAATCATTAGAGCAAGAAACTTCTGGATCACTTCTTCCTAGCGAGCACTTTCGTGCGATTAAAATGCAAGGTGTTGCACTTTTTTATCAAGGCTTGTTTAAACAAGCAATTACTCAATATACCCGTGCACTTGATATTGCAAAAATTAATAACCAACCATTAGAGCAAGCAAATTTATTGAATAATATAGGTTTGGTTTATTTTAATATGCATAAATTGGTAGCAACGCTTGATTATTATTTAAAAGCAAAAGAAATTTACGAAAAAGTAGGCAGTGAACAAGATAAAAGCGATATTTTACTTAATATAGCAGGCGTTTATATACGCTTATCTCGTTATGAAAATGCCATGAGTATTTATCAAGATGTGTTAAAAATTTTTCGCAAGTTAGATGATAATTTGGGTATTGCTTTGGTGCATAACAATATGGGGGTGGTTTATTTTGAAAGTAATCAGCTAGATTTAGCGATGCATTACTACCAATTAGCAACCCGTTATTACCTATCTGTCAATAATGTCAATAAGTTAGCTACTCAGTATACTAACCTTGCAAACGTCAATATTATTCTTAATAAAGTAGAACTAGCGTATGAACAAGCGCAATTAGCGATAGAGTACTCACTTAAAATTGATAATAAAAACTTAGAGCTCACTGCACTGCAAACTCTCGCAAAAGTCCAGCTTGTAAGGGGAATGTTAGATGAGGCAAAAGCGAACATTGAACGCGTTTTTGAATTACTTGAAGAGCATAGTAATGATCGCATTATGCGAGATGGACTTGGCACCCATGCTTTGATTGAGGCAAGTAGGGGGAACTACGAAAATGCAATGCAGTTGCATGAAAAGTACAATAACGAACTACGCAAATTAAGAAGTGAATCTATTGTTAAAGCCTTAGCAGTATTAGAAAGACAGTTTAAAGCCACACAATTAAATCAAGAAATTAAAGAGCTGAAACAAGACCGTAAATTACAAGAACTAAAAATGCATCAGCGTTCGCAGTTAACGGTGTTTATTTTTGTACTGTTATTTTTAGTCATAGTGACAGGGGTTGCTTTATACCGACGCGGCGCAGAAAAACGGGCAAAGCAATATTTAGCTGAGCAAGTGGCGCAACGCACAGCAGAGCTTCAAGCTGTTGCCCAAGAGTTAAGAGCAGCTAATGATGTTAAAAGTCAATTTTTGGCTAATGTTAGCCATGAAATAAGAACACCATTAACGGCGATTCTCGGACAAACAGACGACTTAATGAATGGTTTATACGAGCCTGAACAGCTAAAAGATGAGTTAGCTATTATTCAGCGGCACAGTAACCATTTAAAAAGTTTGATCAACGATGTACTTGATTTAAGTAAAATAGAAGCGAATAGGTTAGAACTTAATGTTTCTTGTTTTGACATGGTTCAACTGGTTAACGATGTGCACGCAATGTTTAACCCTCAGGCAAAAGCAAAAAATCTCAGGCTTGTGCTTGAAAATAAGGTGGGCGATGAGTTTTACACCCGCCTTGATATAATGCGAGTAAAACAAATTCTCATTAATTTGTGTGCAAATGCAATTAAGTTTACCCAATCAGGGCAGGTATTAATTGCATTAAATAAAACAGATCAGGGTATTGTACTGATTGTTAAAGATACCGGTATAGGTATGAACTCATCGCAATTAAAGCTCATTTTTGAATACTTTAGCCAAGCAGATAACAGTATTAGCCGACGTTTTGGTGGTACAGGTTTGGGGCTTAGTTTATCACAGCAGCTCGCTTCTATGATGGGCGGGTATATTAGCGTGCAAAGTGAATATAAAAAAGGAAGTCAATTTTCGTTCTTTTTACCTTGTGCGCAAGTTTCTAGTGATCAAAGCGATATTGGGCAAATAGAGCAAAATAAAGTGCAACTAAGCGGTACTGTCCTGTTTGCAGAGGATCATGCAGATAACCGTAGGTTTATTAGCCGTTACTTGCGTTCACTAGGGCTTGATGTAATTGCGGTAGAAAACGGTGAGCAAGCTGTAGAGCGTTGCTTACAAGACTACCCAGATCTTGTATTACTCGACATTCAAATGCCTATAATGGATGGACGAGCGGCCTTTGAGCTATTGAAAAAATGTGGTTTTCAACGGCCAATTTTTGCGCTCACTGCAAACGCAATGAGTCACGAAATTGACGACTATCTTACATTAGGGTTTAACGGTTACCTTGCAAAGCCATTGGATAAAGACTTATTTTATAAAACCTTGTCAGAAAATTTAGACCAAGTTCATTCGGACGAACCTAATGTACCAAGTGAGATAGATATTAGTGATTTAGTAATAAGTTTTAAACAAAGTTTTGGTTTAGAAAGCGAAAATATTACACAGCATTTTCTAAGTGAAGACTTTGACGCTTTGCAAAAAGATAGCCACCGAATATTAGGTGCAGCACAAATGTTCGCCTTAGAGGAAATAGCTTCAGCTGCGAAAAATTTAGACAGCGCCTTATTGCAAAAAGGCGAAAAAGATATGAAATATATTAATCAGCTTGTGTCAGAGCTCCAGGCTGTATTACACAAATACAATGAAACGTAAGTACACATTATAACAAATATAAAAAAAGCGCCTAGGGCGCTTTTTTTATGTTACTTAAATACGTTTATTGGCGTTTCATCGAATCAAAAAACTCATCATTGGTTTTACTCATTGATAGTTTATCGATTAAAAATTCCATGGCGTCAATCTCTGACATTTCATGAACAATTTTACGTAAAATCCATAGCTTTTGCAGCTCATCTGGCTTAGTAAGTAGTTCTTCACGGCGAGTACCAGAGCGGTTAAAGTCGATAGCTGGGAATACACGTCTTTCCGCAATTTTGCGGTTAAGGTGTAATTCCATGTTACCAGTACCTTTAAATTCTTCGTAGATAACTTCATCCATTTTAGAGCCAGTATCGATAAGTGCAGTGGCTATAATTGTTAAGCTACCACCTTCTTCAACGTTACGTGCGGCACCGAAGAAACGCTTAGGTTTGTGTAGTGCATTAGCGTCAACACCACCGGTAAGTACTTTACCTGATGAAGGAATAACGGTGTTGTAAGCACGTGCTAAACGCGTGATTGAATCAAGTAAAATAACAACGTCTTTTTTATGCTCAACTAAACGTTTTGCTTTTTCGATAACCATTTCGGCAACTTGTACGTGACGAGATGCAGGCTCATCAAACGTTGATGCAATAACTTCACCTTTAACAAGGCGTTGCATTTCAGTTACTTCCTCAGGACGTTCGTCAATTAGTAAAACCATTAACGTTACATCAGGATGATTATGCGTAATTGATTGTGCAATGTTTTGCAGTAGCATTGTTTTACCCGCTTTTGGCGGTGCTACTAATAAACCACGTTGGCCACGGCCAATTGGTGATGCTAAATCAAGTACACGAGCAGTGATATCTTCTTTACTACCGTTACCACGTTCCATGCGGAAACGTTCGTTTGCATGTAGTGGCGTTAAGTTTTCAAAAAGAATTTTGGTGCGAGAATTTTCAGGTTTATCAAAGTTAACTTCGTTTACTTTAAGTAATGCAAAGTAACGTTCACCATCTTTTGGTGGACGAATAAGGCCTGAAATTGAGTCGCCAGTACGCATACTGAAGCGGCGAATTTGGCTCGGTGATACATAAATGTCATCTGGGCCAGCTAAGTAAGAAGCTTCTGATGATCTTAAAAAGCCAAAACCATCTTGCAAAATCTCAAGCACACCACCGCCGAAGATATTTTCTCCGCCTTTGGCATGGGATTTTAATATGGTAAAAATGATATCTTGCTTTCTTAAGCGGGCTACGTTTTCGAGCCCCATGGACTCAGCTAAGTTTACAAGTTCTTTTATAGACTTGTCTTTTAATTCGCGTAAATGCATATTGGTGGGTTCTTTATTACAATTGTCATACTCAAAGTCGCTTTGATCGTTGAGTGAGGTTGGTTGAATATAACTAAGGATTAGTTGGCTTTATAAACTAGCAGTTCACTGGCATAGCGTCCAGTGTTTATACAAAATAAATTCAAAAAAAGGGCAAAAAGCCCTTTTTTAGTTCTAGTCTATTAGATGTTGTTATCTAAAAACTCGATAAGCTGTGTTTTTGAAAGTGCACCAACTTTAGTTGCAGCAACTTGGCCATCTTTAAAAAGAAGCAAAGTAGGGATGCCGCGAATACCAAATTTAGGCGGAGTGCCAGCATTTTGGTCAATATTAAGTTTAGCAACAGCAACACGACCGTCGTATTCATCAGCAACTTCATTAAGGATAGGGGCGATCATTTTACAAGGTCCGCACCATTCAGCCCAGAAGTCTACTAGTACAGGCTTGTCTGATTGTAATACGTCAGCTTCAAAGCTATCGTCAGTAATTTGGATTATTTTCTCGCTCATTGCGCTCTCCGATTTAGTTAGGCGAAATATTTAGTGCGTATTTAAACACTCTTGTTTCTTATTGCAAGTTTAAACGTTATGCTTAAACGCTATGACTAAGACACATTTAACCGATAAAAAGTTTTCAGACTTTGCTATCGCACCGGAAGTGGTTGCCGGTCTAACCGAGAATGGGTTTGAATATTGCACACCTATTCAAGCAAAATGCCTACCTTTTATTTGTGATGGACGCGATATTGCGGGCCAAGCACAAACAGGTACAGGCAAAACGTTGGCATTTTTAACTGC contains these protein-coding regions:
- a CDS encoding DNA-J related domain-containing protein, with the translated sequence MLNPLIDRIFDLILTQKVWQVHILAAELINCGAIKPLDKNPERDLFKRNFLIMNALYQLKEQLHPKSLLISTLHIELIETDIESPATVKSNLKDYYLDWGNYEASEEQINELLTSFWLKFKKVNSASALTEDHFDALLAKWQLTNDFSLKELQKRWRQLALAHHPDKPTGCENAFKQIKVEYEQLKPAARS
- a CDS encoding tetratricopeptide repeat-containing hybrid sensor histidine kinase/response regulator; translated protein: MHGKLKCLLFIVCSLFYLPSYAQKSEPLLEEFKQQQQWDAKLELGNALLNNQRITTQSRAVIYAGLADTALSSGHYSDAFNYFKSLEQETSGSLLPSEHFRAIKMQGVALFYQGLFKQAITQYTRALDIAKINNQPLEQANLLNNIGLVYFNMHKLVATLDYYLKAKEIYEKVGSEQDKSDILLNIAGVYIRLSRYENAMSIYQDVLKIFRKLDDNLGIALVHNNMGVVYFESNQLDLAMHYYQLATRYYLSVNNVNKLATQYTNLANVNIILNKVELAYEQAQLAIEYSLKIDNKNLELTALQTLAKVQLVRGMLDEAKANIERVFELLEEHSNDRIMRDGLGTHALIEASRGNYENAMQLHEKYNNELRKLRSESIVKALAVLERQFKATQLNQEIKELKQDRKLQELKMHQRSQLTVFIFVLLFLVIVTGVALYRRGAEKRAKQYLAEQVAQRTAELQAVAQELRAANDVKSQFLANVSHEIRTPLTAILGQTDDLMNGLYEPEQLKDELAIIQRHSNHLKSLINDVLDLSKIEANRLELNVSCFDMVQLVNDVHAMFNPQAKAKNLRLVLENKVGDEFYTRLDIMRVKQILINLCANAIKFTQSGQVLIALNKTDQGIVLIVKDTGIGMNSSQLKLIFEYFSQADNSISRRFGGTGLGLSLSQQLASMMGGYISVQSEYKKGSQFSFFLPCAQVSSDQSDIGQIEQNKVQLSGTVLFAEDHADNRRFISRYLRSLGLDVIAVENGEQAVERCLQDYPDLVLLDIQMPIMDGRAAFELLKKCGFQRPIFALTANAMSHEIDDYLTLGFNGYLAKPLDKDLFYKTLSENLDQVHSDEPNVPSEIDISDLVISFKQSFGLESENITQHFLSEDFDALQKDSHRILGAAQMFALEEIASAAKNLDSALLQKGEKDMKYINQLVSELQAVLHKYNET
- a CDS encoding TonB-dependent siderophore receptor; translation: MKLSSLYIALLATITTNTYANSTDLEHIEVKGSFFNDYKVDNANGAMRTSTSLLDTAQSVTVISDIIINEQLATTLGEVLSNDASLTAGSKQRNREVFNLRGFELSSSTGYLRDGHQHWSHYQQPIEILQQVEVIKGPSSILYGQSGPGGLINMVTKKPTAQTLFNASADVDQHGSTRFMLDASGALTDAEDLRARGILVKQDVDYWREYQNGENRERDRFLGAFIVDYDISDNALVRVHYDRTDDEAGLDTGAWIDDNANVIGDDKTIRDMSWAFTDITVENAGIDFKVFLNDNWQVKLGYNEQTFERQRFESAPRKPGNYVEGDSYESRPYDRFDDWQFKTAFIDFIGEFETAGVHHQLLIGANSLDYYYGQRRTSADSFNFIAGQAEPNRPTVSYKTDDTISETEYDYYGIYVQDLITFSPQWQLSLGGRYDKQTREDANNESFVPKVGVLYHPNASATIYASYSEGFEPQGSDTLVNEDDINNGMKLDAVTSEQKEIGVKWQLFDDRLMLSGALFDISKNGTLVTETLDVPVGDLISETNQIGEQRHKGVELTAQGAATDRLFVMASTMYLDANYERDEDLEGKRPTDAPKWSASLWTRYELNDAIAFNAGAFYEGERFADSANTITKDAYTRVDVGATYKLKVSKTDVNLRLNIENLFDEDYLAGGGTNNVTIGEGTNVRLAAQFSF
- the rho gene encoding transcription termination factor Rho, producing the protein MHLRELKDKSIKELVNLAESMGLENVARLRKQDIIFTILKSHAKGGENIFGGGVLEILQDGFGFLRSSEASYLAGPDDIYVSPSQIRRFSMRTGDSISGLIRPPKDGERYFALLKVNEVNFDKPENSRTKILFENLTPLHANERFRMERGNGSKEDITARVLDLASPIGRGQRGLLVAPPKAGKTMLLQNIAQSITHNHPDVTLMVLLIDERPEEVTEMQRLVKGEVIASTFDEPASRHVQVAEMVIEKAKRLVEHKKDVVILLDSITRLARAYNTVIPSSGKVLTGGVDANALHKPKRFFGAARNVEEGGSLTIIATALIDTGSKMDEVIYEEFKGTGNMELHLNRKIAERRVFPAIDFNRSGTRREELLTKPDELQKLWILRKIVHEMSEIDAMEFLIDKLSMSKTNDEFFDSMKRQ
- the trxA gene encoding thioredoxin TrxA — translated: MSEKIIQITDDSFEADVLQSDKPVLVDFWAEWCGPCKMIAPILNEVADEYDGRVAVAKLNIDQNAGTPPKFGIRGIPTLLLFKDGQVAATKVGALSKTQLIEFLDNNI
- the dbpA gene encoding ATP-dependent RNA helicase DbpA, translated to MTSTAFSSLALPAGLVDNLSTLGYAHMTPVQAQSLPPVLEGKDIIAQAKTGSGKTAAFSLGVLAKLNVKRFRIQSLVLCPTRELAEQVAVEMRKLARGIHNIKILTLCGGVSIGPQIGSLEHGAHIIVGTPGRVDDHIRKGTLRLDDVETLVLDEADQMLDMGFQDTLDAIIECIPQNRQTLLFSATFPRAIEAIAKRVLSNPEMIKVEEEQEKSTIKQYFYKMDNNKQRYPTLKLLLLKFTPQSCVVFCNTKVETQQVCDELADEGFSAVALHGDLEQRDRERTLIHFANKSASILVATDVAARGLDIDDMDMVINYHLAHDPQTHVHRVGRTGRAGKKGIACSIYGDAEQFKVAQIGDHYERDFEPEPMPSYNLLDKPPYKPEMVTLMIDSGKKQKVRAGDILGALTGKDGIAGRQVGKINVLDNVAFVAVERNASKPALRKLTEGNIKGRKIRARRLTR